Genomic DNA from Prunus persica cultivar Lovell chromosome G1, Prunus_persica_NCBIv2, whole genome shotgun sequence:
aagaaattttgtgtgttgttcttctctttcctcacaACGAAGAACATTACTAGCTAGAAAGCATCCTTATTAAAGTTCGCGGCCAAACGCAGAAATGGGCTCGAAATAGATTACAAGGCAACATCTAAGAATAATTAGAAGAAGGCAGAAACATAATGAAATACATAAAAGAGGCACATCCTGATCAGGTAGTAAAACCATCGAGAGCAAGCAATTCACCGCATGTTATCATGCGTAACGGCTTTGACAAATGGAGCCTCTTAGTTGAGAGATGTTGAGAAACTCGTTTCATTATGGGACGAGATTGTGGACTGGGATTCAAACATGCAAACGCCATCATAACAAGAGAGACCAATTCCCCTGCAACTTGATGTGTTGGAGGGGAAATGCGTTGGTCTAAAACATCCACAATTGGCATCTGATGGGCAGGTAATCCAGATGGTGATGATGTCgacgaagaagatgatgacagAGATGAGATGAGATCTCCTGGATGCCTTCCAATTATCACTTCCAATGCTACTACTCCAAAGCTATAAACGTCTCATTTCTCATTTACTTCCATTGTATAAGCAAGCTCTTTAAAGAAGAAGTTCATAGCAGGGACATAACACTTCAATGTAAGTTTACAAAAGCTATAATCATGCCAAAAGAAGTATAATCCTGTCCTAACCATGAAAAGCATTGATTggccaaaaaggaaaaacataaGAATATATAAAGAACAGAGACTATCGTTACCTGGTGCCATATATCCGTGTGCCAGCAAGGGCACTCCAATTAGTTGAGTCTGGGTTCAAAAACTTAGCAGTGCCAAAGTCCGAAACAGAGGCCTCATATTCAGAATCGAGCAAAATGTTCTTGCTTGATATGTCACGATGTACAACTGGTGGCAAGCAATCGTGGTGCATGTAAGACAGGGCATGAGCTACACCTTTCACAATATTCACCCTTTTTCTCCACCCCAATTCTTTAGCTTCTTCATCTTTGCTCAACATTGTGGCCAAGCTGCCCCTTTCTAGATACTCATATACCAAAAATGAGTGCCGTGCATGTGAACAAAAACCATAAAGCTTCACAATGTTTCGGTGTCGCATCTCAGTTAGTGCCCTTATTTCATTTAAGAATTCCTTTTGAAAATTGGTCGTGCCATCCCACAGCAGATGGAGTTTCTTCACTGCCACTACGTTGGCATTTGATAAATTCGCTCTGTAGACGCTTCCATGTCCTCCCTTCCCAATGCAATATGTGGAATCAAAATCATCTGTTGCCCTTATGATTTCCTCATACATTGTTTTTCCatcaaaatttaatattgaaaaggaaatttcTTCTTGcatgttgttttcttctttatcatgacgcttcttccttctttccaCCACAAACACAATTGTAAAGAAAGCAGATAGAAGAAAAACTGCAGCTAGAAAGGAGAATATGATTTTGAGTACCCGTTTGTGGTCTTTTCTTGAGCCATGCTTGCAGGGTGGGAAAGCTCCAACATTCCCACACAAACCTATGTTCCCTTTTAATGCTTCCGGCGGAGCATCTCGAAATGCGCGGCTGTTGGGAAGGGGACCTTCCAAGTGATTGTAGGATATGTCAACATATGACAAGCCGTGCATGCCTTCAAAGCTCATGGGAATGAAACCAGAAAGATTGTTGTGGGACAGATTGAGCATCTCCAGACTCTCCATAGTGCTTAATTCCGATGGTATCGTACCTTCAAGTGAGTTATGACTTAAATCCAATTCGGACAGTTGAACTAACTTCCCCAACTGGAAAGGAATTGCTTGACTGAACTTGTTGTTGCTCAAATTCAAGTAGTGTAATTTGGACAAGTCACCAAGAATGCTTGGAATTGgctcattgattttgtttgtggAGATATCAAGATATTCAAGATCAGTTAATGATTCGAATTCCGAAGGTATACGACCCACAAGTTGATTTCCATTCAACATCAACTTCACCAATGAAGTCAGTCCCCCAAATTCCTTCGGAATCACCCCAACTAAATGATTTGAAGAAAGATCAAGTTCATGAATTTGGGTTGCGTTGCCGATGTCCGGTGGTATGGTACTAGTAAGGTTGTTTTTGGCAATTAGTAAGCTTCCTAATTGTGGGCACTGTCCCCAGTTGCGTGACACTTCACCATGCAAGTTGTTGTCGCTTAAATCTATATATTGAAGATTCGGGTACACGCCAAAATCTTCAGATATGTTTCCTGTGAATTGGTTCCCATCAAGACGGACTCACAATAAGCTCATgcaagttttcaattttttgggaATTGGACCAATGAAACTGTTGTTGTTCACTAGAAGCTTTGAAAGCCATCTACGTTGGCAAAGGTTTTGAGGCAAAGAACCAACAAATTGGTTAAACCCCAGCTCCAGTTCTTTCAACTTCTTTAGATTTCCTATCTCTTGGGGGATCAACCCAGAAAGTTTATTGTCACGCAGAAATAAGGCTTCTAAGTTTTTTAATTCACCCAATGAAGTGGGAACTGAACCATTGAGTTTATTAATGCTCAAATCTAGCTCAGTAAGTGATTTCAAGTACCCTATCTCATCAGGAATAGTGCCAGAAAGAAAATTGCTAGAGATATAGAGAAGGGTAAGATTTTTCATATCACCGATTGATGTCGGGATCGAACCAACCATTTGATTCTCTGACAAAGATAGCTCCAAAAGAGATTTCAGGTTCCCTATCTCTTTAGGAATAGTGCCAGAAAGATTATTAGTAGAGAGATAGAGATGAGTAAGGTTTGTTAGATCACCTAATGATGTCGGGATTGAACCATCCAATTGATTATCATTCAAAGCTAGCTGCACAAGAGATTTCATGGTCCATATCTCTTTAGGAATAGTTCCCGAAAGAGTATTATTAAAGAGATAAAGAACGGTGAGGTCAGTCAAATCTCCTAGAGATGTTGGGATTGAACCATTGAATTGATTCCCTTTCAACTTTAGTTCTGTCAGAGATTTCAGGTTCCCTATCTCTTCAGGAATAGTTCCAGAAAGATTATTGTTGCTGGCATAGAAAACCATAAGGTTTGTTAGATCACCTAGTGATGTCGGGATTGAACCATTGAGTTGATTATTGGTAATTTCTAGATCGATGAGAGAATTCAGATTCCCTATCTCTTTAGGTCCAGAAAGATTATTATTACTTAGATAGAGAATGGTAAGGTCTACTAGATCACATAGGGATGTGGGGATTGAACCATTGAGTTGATTACCGCTAATCCGCAAATCAACAAGAGATTTCAAATTTCCCATCTCATTCGGAATATTATCAGAaatgttatttaaaaagaGACGGAGAATGGTAAGATTTCTTAGGAGACTGATTTCTGGCGGGATTCTCTCAGACAACTGATTAGAAGAGAGATCAAGATAACTGAGTTTGGAGAGGAAACTGATTTGAGGTGGGatggaaccaaaaaaattattcatgCTGAGGTCAAGATATTCAAGATATTAAGTTGGTGGAATTATTACTGGGAGGGTAAGCCCATGAGGACAGATATTTGTTGtgggtttgattttgaaaGGTGGCTTTCCATTTCAGAAGAGCCTTTGCCTCATCAGTAGAAGTAGCAGAAGCTAATTGAAGGAAATTTGGTGATGAAGATGAAAGCAGCTGAACATACAAGAGAAGGCAATAAGCTAGAGAGCACAGTTTATAACAAGTCAAAGATTTCATTGTTTCTTTATAAGATATTGTTTGTGTAGAtgcataatattataatacttCCGAGTCTTAATTATAGTGCCTACTCTCTTTTCAGAGTTCAAGACTTTGGAAAGgtctttccatttttattttattttttcattttcttaattgGAAGAAGGTTTGGGGAGACATTTGGGGTTTCACACCCTCGAGTCAAAGTCTTTGTGTTCTTTGGAAATTTTGCATTTTTGTGTTGGAATTGATTGAAATGATATTGATAGAAGTAAGAGCTTGATTGGATGTTATTGGTGGATCATTGTATGCTTGACAGAAGGCCAAAGAGACCTGGGAGTGGCTGTCACTTCACCTGGGTCGTTGTACATATTTCAAAGGATAATTGTATGTTTATCACATTTTTCATATCATAATTataccacctctctaatagaggtggagtcACCAATACAATGGAGCCCACCTttattagagaggtggtatAATTGTGGTatgaaaaatgtggtaagtttAACATTTTcgtattttatttcaaaacagagAATAAGTTTTACAGAAAATGCGTTTGGatatttaagtgattttacAACTTTCTACATTCTAAAAGACTTTCAAGGAGTAATGAGTAAAGAACAGTGAAGAgacttttggccaaaaaaaaaaaaaaacaaactgaaCAATGAAGAGTTTTGGATCAAGAATCCAAACTCTCACAAACCCAAAGAAAACTCCCACCGACTTACTTCCTTCACTTTGGTTAAATCAtgtatttgttgttttatttttgggttattCGTTTTATTAGTTCTTGAATTTAGActcaatttgtatttgagtctctcaatttccaaaatcgttTTAATAGTCCTTCAACTCTAATTTTGTTCTAGTAGTTCTAAGTATAAAATATTAGAACTCCCACACACTCTGAAATATATCATAcatgcccaacttgtcaagtAAGTTACCAAACTTTCGACTACATACTGCATGAGTAAGAACATCTGCAAGTTGTCCCTCTGACTCCACAAACGGTATTGATACAATCTTCTTCTCAAGCTTCTCTTTGATAAAATGATGATCAACCTCTACATGCTTCGTTCTATCATGCCGTACTGGGTTATCAGCTATGTCTCTTGCTGACTTGTTATCACAAAACAACTTCATGGTATCCTTTGGTTTAAACCCAAGTCCCCAAAGAAGTTTTTGGAGCCAAAGGATTTCACAGATTCCTTGAGCCATACCTCTATATTCGGCCTCAGCTCAAGACCGTGACACCACCTTCTGTTTTTTACTTcgccatgtcaccaaattccCTCCAATGAAGGTAAAATATCCAGAAGTAGATCGTCTATCAGTTACATCACCTGCCCAATCCGCATCAATAAACCCTTCAATCCTCAAATGCCCATTTTTTCTATACAAGactccttttccaggtgcggACTTCAAGTATACCAAGATACGCATAACAGCAGCCATATGATCCACACTCGGTGAATGCATGAATTGACTCACAACACTCACAGCATAGGCAATATCAGGACGAGTATGAGCCAAATAAATAAGTCTCCCTACAAGTCTCTGATATCTACCCTTATCAACGACTTTCTACTCCGGATCCAAACACAAATGATGCTTCTCAACAATAGGAGTCTCTACCGGCTTACCTCCCAACATACCAGTTTCTTTTAATAAATCCAATACATACTTATGTTGAGACAAAAAGATACCTTTTGGCGAGTGAGCAACTTCAactcccaagaaatacttcaAATCCCCTAAGTCTTTCATCTCGAATTTGACCTCGAGATTTCCTTGCAACTTGGACATCTCATCAACATCGTTTCCTGTTATAATCATGTAATCTACATAGATAATCAAGGCTGTTACTTTATTATGTCTATGCTTTTCACAAATAAAGTGTGATTAGAATGACTCTGACAATATCCATTCTTTCTCATGACTTGAGTAAATCTACCAAACCATGCACGGGGTGATTGCTTAAGTCCATAGAGTGACTTACGCAACCGACATACTCCGGTGTTTCCATCATTgctatatccaggaggaaaaTCCATATGCACTTCTTCCTACAAATTCCCATGGACAAATGCATTCTTCACATCAAACTGTTTTAATGGCCAATCCATGTTTGCAGCTAAAGAGATAAGAACACGTACCGTATTCATCTTGGCAACCGGGGAGAAAGTCTCTTGGTAATCTACCCCATATGTTTGGGTATATCCTTTAGCCACCAACCTTGCTTTGTATCTGTCTACTATTCCatcaattttatatttaactgTAAACACCCACCGGCATCCCACTGTCTTCTTCCCAA
This window encodes:
- the LOC109947598 gene encoding probable leucine-rich repeat receptor-like protein kinase At1g35710; translated protein: MGNLKSLVDLRISGNQLNGSIPTSLCDLVDLTILYLSNNNLSGPKEIGNLNSLIDLEITNNQLNGSIPTSLGDLTNLMVFYASNNNLSGTIPEEIGNLKSLTELKLKGNQFNGSIPTSLGDLTDLTVLYLFNNTLSGTIPKEIWTMKSLVQLALNDNQLDGSIPTSLGDLTNLTHLYLSTNNLSGTIPKEIGNLKSLLELSLSENQMVGSIPTSIGDMKNLTLLYISSNFLSGTIPDEIGYLKSLTELDLSINKLNGSVPTSLGELKNLEALFLRDNKLSGLIPQEIGNLKKLKELELGFNQFVGSLPQNLCQRRWLSKLLVNNNSFIGPIPKKLKTCMSLL